DNA from Oncorhynchus kisutch isolate 150728-3 unplaced genomic scaffold, Okis_V2 scaffold1424, whole genome shotgun sequence:
TGGGTGAGTGTCGAATACAGTAGGAGAGATGAGCACTAACACTAGATTTCTAATACAGTGAGAATGATATGCATTGTCTCTGATCCCCCACAGTGGACAGAAAGGAGACTATGCTAGCAGCGTTCAAGATGATTTCAGACCAGACGTGTATCCTCTTCCACGAATACACCAATGAGATTAACTACATAGAGTTAATCTCTGGGACAGGGTGAGTCCAAAATGGTCACATTAACACACTCTCCTTCCCAGCAGTTTACAGTTAACTCACAACCGCTCCTtcattttcctttatttttctctcttcctgtcatatccactctttctcccccccttctTTCACCTTTCTTCCCTTAACTCTAGCTGTGCGTCGTATGTAGGTTTTCAGGGCGGGGCCCAGCCTCTGTACTTCGGTAGTGCCTGTAATGTGGGGAACCTGTGTCATGAGCTGATGCATGCCCTGGGCCTGCACCACGAGCACACACGGCCAGACCGTGACCAATACATCACCATACAGTGGGACAACGTGGTCTCGGGTAACTCACACCAACACTAAACCACCTCACGGGCATTGTATGTGGACCAGGGGCAGGGCTGGTCAATTTGTCCCATGAAGAGCTGCAGTGTGCAGACATTTGTACCAGCCCAACACTAGCACACCTTGTTGAGCTTTTTGTAGTCTGGAGTGAAGACCGTATAGAATAACTATTGACATTAGGTGCTGCTaaagcagcagctgctcttcctggggtccagacaCCATGAAACCCTACATGACAAAAATAGACAGTACACCACAAGGACAGAACAACAGGCGTTCATATATTTATGCCTAAATGTTCCATTTATCATGTACTCATTACTGCAGCCATTAATTTCCCCATACATTGCAACCCTGTTCTCTACTGTTAAATTGCTTTGTCTAAGCAGGTCCTGATAGCCTAATATCATAGTAACCTTGAATCCTGATATCCTAATCTCACAGCACTAGCTCTATAACCATCAGTGTTCTTCAGTTTGAAACCAATACTATGTATTTCATAGACTAATTTCCAATTATGTGGAATGTAACTGAATTCGTTAACTCCTGCGAATTTCCCCTGGTGTGAACGCAGCAACCTTGTTCGCTAAATTCCCCTTACATGAATAGCACCACTTTGTCATCTACAGTTGCCACCCGTAATGGGTATCCTGGGATAACATGTAAGCTCTTGAACTTGAAGGCCACCCGCTATGGGTTTCCTTAGGTAAGATGCAATAGTCATGCCTTGAATCGTGTAGAGTTTCCTCCTGCTAGAGGCTCAACTTAATGGTTTCCATCCGAACAACTTGTCTAGATTTCCACTTTCATTCCCCTATATCACAATCACACCCAGCAGTGTCCACCAGTCACGTCTGCCTCTTTTAACTTCCAGGAAAAGAAGATAACTTTAAGGTGAAGGAAGGAGACACTCAGGATCTGCCCTATGACTACGACTCCATAATGCACTACGGAACGTCagtcacactcctctcctccttattcccaATGAAGTCTCAATTTTCCTCGCCTTGTTTTTAAACTGCTAGCAATAAGTAAAGATGAGTTGTACAGTATCCAGCTCCAGTAACATTTctctgtgtgtcccaaatggctccctatttaagtcactacttttgacctgggctctggtcaaactaggtgcactatattgggaatagggtgacattgtGATGCAGTCCTTGTTAAAGTAGCATTTCCTCAAATCCCCATTGTTGGGTTTCTCCTGGCAGTTATTACTTCTCATCAAACCGGAACCCCACTATTGACTCCAAGAAGAGTGGAGTCCAGATTGGACAGAGAAATCACCTGAGCCCCCTGGACATAGCACGCCTTAACAAACTCTATCAATGTGGTAAAGACGTGTGCACACAGAcaggaaaaatatcagaattgggctgcctttgTAAATGTAGTCATTATCACACTGTATTCTAACCatgttcctgtcctgtctttcCCAGAATAACAATGCACAGTTTAGCATTTATTACACCATCGAAGAAGATTCCAACACCACTGCTGCCGACTGATTCCAACACACATGGCACTGACATCCTAACTTCTCTTCACAACAATGAATAAGTTGGACAAGTCCCTTAAAGCTTTCTGATGTATTATACGTGTGGCTGGCTGCAGGCAGTGGTTTTATTTCTCCTGTGTACTCTTGCTGCCTTGAATTAGGCCTATACCACTGCACTTGTCTTGGAAATAAATAAAATGACCTAGACTGAAAAGAATCCACTGTGTGATGTTGCTTGCAGTGTTCTATTTCATTCTAGAATGGACCTTCTCAGCTATGCTCATCATACGTCCAGGGTGGGATCAGAGAGGAAGTAGATCTAGTGTACCAGGAGAGACGACTTAAATTAATGGTGGTTTATACCTTGAACTTGGCCGACTAGCTAGGCAACAAATTATTTAAACGATGACTCTAACTCAGGACTTAGACAGTAGGGCTCATAGATTGACCAAAATCTGAATGTTGCCCTCTAGGAGGGTGTACTACGAAACAGGTTTGAGGAGTTGGCGGGGTAACTTTGGTGAGCTCAACTCAGGATAACCGGTAGCATTAaaagtggctcaccttttagcaaggaatatatttgtttttttaacttggcaagtgagttaagaataaattcttatttacaatgacggccaaacctggatgaccctgggccaattgtgagccgccctatggga
Protein-coding regions in this window:
- the LOC116352811 gene encoding astacin-like metalloprotease toxin 5 yields the protein MVWLLILWVVQGSTASMGPRRRQNDWYKTPETREEDLQFDLAIMEGDILVSEDRLAVKSLWPENEGVTSIPYKINGDLVDRKETMLAAFKMISDQTCILFHEYTNEINYIELISGTGCASYVGFQGGAQPLYFGSACNVGNLCHELMHALGLHHEHTRPDRDQYITIQWDNVVSGKEDNFKVKEGDTQDLPYDYDSIMHYGTYYFSSNRNPTIDSKKSGVQIGQRNHLSPLDIARLNKLYQCE